The genomic DNA CATCGGTCAAGATTGGAGGGATGGCAGTTAACGCATGTTCGGCTGATCTGATGTCAATAGATGCTTTCTTCAGCCAACCCTTGGTCTCTAAGACCAATATGGGATCAGGCGGCATAAAGCAGTTTCCCTTCCCGTTCTATTATAGAAGGTAAAGAGGATGGTATATGAAGGCGTTTGTCAAAGGCTGTTTTGGTCCAAACCAACACATCAGCGGCAGTCCGAGTTCCCCTTAGCACCTGGTAAGCCAAACGGCTTCGGCGTTTTTCAAGGGGAGCATCATCCGAGACAACGATCATCAAGTCATAGTCACTGTCAGTATTGTAATCTTCTCGGGCTTTTGATCCAAAAAGATAAATCCTGTCCGGATGAAAGGCGGCTATCAAACGGCCTACCATTACTTGAAGAATCCGATCTTCATTAATTAAATCAAAACCATTTTTTCCCATAGTTTTTATTGATATCCT from Deltaproteobacteria bacterium includes the following:
- a CDS encoding nucleotidyltransferase domain-containing protein: MGKNGFDLINEDRILQVMVGRLIAAFHPDRIYLFGSKAREDYNTDSDYDLMIVVSDDAPLEKRRSRLAYQVLRGTRTAADVLVWTKTAFDKRLHIPSSLPSIIEREGKLLYAA